The Helianthus annuus cultivar XRQ/B chromosome 15, HanXRQr2.0-SUNRISE, whole genome shotgun sequence genomic sequence TTAAACCCATACTATATCTATGGACACTAAGCACCACAACACTTAATatcttactatataataaaaaaatcactttagggacacttgtcatcgtATTAGGTCATCTCTTATAGATacttattattttaatttaatatcttttaattaattatagataaccctcctactaaatattatttaatttaatatcttatattatagataactcttgactaaatattattagtttaatatcttatggataattattatttagtttaatctcttcctcatttataatattattatttatcatttatacatttacggagttttaaataaagggttaaatttattgagacttcattaacaaattttgcaacaacagaataatctattttatcacgaaaaccaaactttttattaatatattaaatatttttattttcatacaattacatttactcaacccatgtaacacatgaggttttttaagatataactttttattatttgatatataaatttagatttattcaattcgtacaatacacgacgttttttaaggatatatattttttattatttagtacagaaaattacatttattcaacccgtgtaataaatgaggttttttaaagacgtattattttattatttggtaaacaatattacatttattcaacccgtgtaatacacgtggttttaaagatataatttttttatttggtatataaaattacatttattcaacccgtacaatatggttcttaacttcttatacatataattttttattatttaatatataaaattatatttattcaacccgtacaataaataaggttttaaagatatattgttttattatttagtatataaaatttatttatccaaccccgtgtaatacacggggttataacctagttaaaaataaaaaaaaagtcacCTAATAAACCCATTCAATTACAACAAACAAATTTAGAAGGATGATATAAAAATTACATCGTAACTACTCTATTTCTGAATATTTCTAAATCCTCGTCAATTTCAACTGTTTTTCTTCTATCTACACAAATATATCAAAAACTTTTATGTGATTCAACAATATGCAAAAAGACATTGTATGTATGAATTTTAAAAGAAGATGAAAAAATAACTAGTGGGTCAACCCAGCCCATGATACTTGAAAAATAGCCCATTATGACCGCCTGACTCGACCCACGTTAACCCAATCCTACCCACCCAACTCCACACTAGATTTCTACTTTCACTTTCACATGCCAAACATACAAGGTATGATACAAGTCATATAACTGTAAACTTATGCATATACATATTATTAGATCATGTCACTTTCACATGCCAAACATACAAGGTATGATACAAGTCATATAACTGTAAACTTATGCAAATACATATTACTAGATCATGTCATGTTTATTATCTAAGTAGTTTTAAAATAACAACAGAAATTGGATTAACATTCAAAGTTTCGTATAGCAAGCGACTCGTACAATACAACGATTGTCATTTGACAAGTTTACCCTATTGGCCTCATGTCTCAAAACCGTTTTTGTTCGTCCTTTTCATAATGAGTTAAGGTCTTTCTTCCTCTTTGCTTTCAATGCAGTTCTTCTTCGGCTACCCAACTAAAATACCTGGAACCGGGTTTAATCATACCTGGGCATTCTATACCCAAAACCAAACCTGCCCCTACCCGTAGGGTATAGATAGGATACACATTTTAAGCTCAATTCCCGATAGGATAACCAATAAAATGCCCGAACCCGGTTATACCTTATAATCAATGCTTGTTTTTTTAATACCTCATAGAATTCTCGATCTTTTaagtatatttttatttttactttacaACTTTTATATTTGAATTTTCTAAAGATGAATATTATAAAGTAAACAATTTGTACTAAGTGAATTTATGTTATTGTAATAGATTTTAattctttttacaaaatttataGTAAATTTAATCTTTAAACgactttttttttgtaaatttttttttcaaacccgAGTATTATTAATACCCGGTTATACCTTAACCCATACGTTGTTCGGTTAAATCCAAACTCAATCATACCCTACCCGGGTACATAAGATTGTGTTTTCACCTTAATGCCGGACCTAAACCCTATTTGATTTCTCCCAATACCTGATCATGCCCGAACCAAGTTCCATACCCAAAACCGGGTATTAAAAAAACCCATATGTGCATCTCTATGACTTTGAATCCGTTTTTACGAGTCATTCCAGGCTCGCAATTCCTTAGTTTTTTTCTTCCAAGCCCGATTGAATTATGAATTTGTGATCAAAGATGAGCTTCTTGTTTACAACTCACGAAATTCTTATTTATGAGAATATTAATTTCTGATAGTCAATTCTTATACAAATATGCTAATGGCTATGTTTTCTCCTTATGTTCTGATTTCATATCATTACAATCAATTTATGTCAAAAGGGGCGAATAACCTTCTTTTGATCTTGTTTCACCAATTGTAATTGaataatttagaaaaaaaatctgATATATGCTTTGAGAAGTTATTAGAAATCTGCAATCTTGAAGAACTAAGGTTTGTTTTACTTTTATGTACCTTTTCTTCATTTTAATGGCCAAGctttgttcacaagttaaggttACTTAGGTAGGTGGAGGTGTACAAACCGGGTATTTTTAATAATTGGTTCTGGATATGGAACTGGTTTCGGTGTCACATTTTAAGGGTTGGAACTGGTTATTGGTATAACCAGTTCGGTTCCGGATCCAATTATTTAACCAAAAAACTGAACATACATTTTACCAAATGTCCTTTATAGCCTTCAAATTATTAAAAACATTATCTCTCTTAGACGTTTTACTCGTGATAATAATGTCTCTGTCGAATTTGACCCTTTTGGTTTTTCCTTGAAGGATCTCAAAACTAAAAGGACTCTTTCTCTCCACAAGAGCACTGGGGACCTCTATCCGTTACTACACCACAACTACTGCCTTAAGCTTCGTTTATTGCATCTCCCACACTTCCATGGCATGATCGGCTTGGCCATCCCGGGGCACATGTTTTAGATATTTTAAGTCGTAATTTCAGTTTTTCATGTAATAAAGACAACTTATCTCATGTTTTCAATTCTTGTAAATATTCAAATAGTAAACATTCATGTAATAAAGACAACTTGTCTCATGTTTGCAATTCTTGTCAACTTTCAAATAGTAAACAATTGCCTTTTTATTCATCAAATTCCTTTACATTTGCTCTGTTTGATATTACATATTGCGACTTATGGACCTCACATATCACGAGTAAATCCGGGTATAAATATTATGTGGTTCTCATTGATAATTTCTCGCACTTCGTGTGGGCATACCCGCTTAAGTACAAGTCTGAAACTTTCCCAACCTTTGCCAAATTCCACTAACTAATTTTCAAACAACTCAatcaaaaaattaaaacttttcaATGTGACTTAGGCAATGAATTTGACAACACTGCATTTAAAAATTTTGCAAACCAACACGGCCTCTTATTTCGTTTTTCATGCCATCAAACCTCATCCTAAAACAGTCGGGCTGAACATATGATTCGTTGTCCCAACGAAATCATTCATGTACATCTCATTGATGCCAACCTTCTGCCATTGTTTTGGGTGGAAGTTCTCCATACGGCTGTATACCTTCATAATATTTTACCCACTAAACATCTAAATTTTTACGCACCCACATTTGCTCTATATTTACGTCATCCTGAGTACGACCACTTATGAGTTTTTGGTTGTGCTTGCTACCCTAACACCTCCGCTACCCAACCACATAAATTACACCCATGGTCCGTGCGGTGCATATTTCTCGGGCACCCTTCGGATTTTTGGGGGTATAGGTGTTTTGATCCTACAACTGGCAAGGTTAACATCTCTCGTCATGTGACCTTTGATAAGCACACTTTTCCTTACACCATTCCCAACCTTCTACATCCTACACTTTTTTGGATGATACCCTCCCGCAGGGTTTTCAATTCAACCACCCGACGCTACGGCCCTCAGCCATCGTACCCTACCCGATAACCTATTCCCGAAGACTACATCCGCCCACTAGCCCTTATGGGCCTTTAGTTCAGCCCACTGGTCCGTCTCACACGACCGACCAAACTTCTTCATCACCTGTACCGCCTCCGACCTCCGTAAACTTACATCCCATGACTACCCGTTCCAAGTCTCGCACAAGTTCCAACTTAGCTCTCACCACGCCCACTCTGTCCCTTATACCTACTACCTATGCAAAAGGTCTTGCTGATCCGAATTGGTTAAATGCTATGCAAACCGAGTTTACTGCATTACAGGATAATGAAACATGGGAACTTGTTCCTCGACCCATGGACCGCCTGGTAATACGTTGTATGTGGATGTTTAGCCACAAATTTAAGTCAGATGGGTGTTTAGAATGATACAAGGCCCGTTTGGTCATTGGCAGTAATTCACGGACAGTAGGTATTGATTGTGATGACACGTTTAGTCCGGTTGTTAAACCTGCAACTATCCGAACGGTTCTTTCTTTGGCTGTCTCGAGGTCCTAGCCCATTCATCAGTTGGATGTAAATAATGCGTTTTTACATGGGGATTTACATGAAACAAATAGGAGGTTTCCTAAGCATGTCTGTCATTTGAAGAAGTTGTTTTACGGGCTTAAAGAGGCTCCCCGTTTGCCCGGTACACCAGATTCGCTACTTTTATCACCTCTCATGGGTTCAAGAGTAGTGTGTGCGATAATTTATTGTTTATCTTTAATAGGGATACAGATAACATTGCATATTTACTTCTCTACGTCGATGATATTATGCTCACAGCTTCTAATGACAGCCTGCTACATGATTATATTCGCACACTCTCATGAGAGTTTGCCATGACTGATATGGGATGCCTTCACTATTTTTCTGTCTCAGGCAGCTGGGAATTAAGGTCACTCAGCATACACAGGGTATTTTTCTGTCTCAAGCAGTATGCAAAAGATATTATTGCTCGAACATCTACGTGATCTTGCAAACCTTGCACGACACCTGTTGATTTATCTGCAAACCTTGCATCTATGTGAGCTTGCAAACCTTATTTTCTGAACCTACTTTATATAGAAATCTCGCAGGTGCACTTCAGTATCTCACGTTTACGCGACCAGACATTTAATATGCACTTCAGCAAGTCTGCTTGTTTATGCACGAGTCGCTCGATTCACATTTTTCATTTATGAAACGTATAATCAAATATATACAGGGAATAGTCAACTATGGCATTTGTATTGTTAAGTCAGCTTCTCATTCGTTGGTGGCCTACTCGGATGCTGGTTGGGGTGGATGCCCGGACGCACGCCGGTCGACATCCGGTTATTGTGTGTTTCTTGGTGATAATCTCATCTCGGGTCTTCAAAGTGTCAACCAACAATTTCCAGATCCAACGCAGAGGCAGAATACAGAGGGGTTGCAAATGTCGTGGCCGAAGGCACCTGGGTCTGGAACTTGTTACTTAAATTATATACACCTTTGCGTCGGGCTTCGGTTGTGTATTATGACAATGTGTCTGCAGTTTATCTAATAATCCAGTGAACATAAGAGGACCAAGCATATTGAAATCGATATGCATTTTGTTCGTGATAAAGTACGTGTGGGTCATATCCGAGTTCTTCATGTACCCTCATTTCTTCAGTACGTAGATATTTTCACGAAGGGGTTATCAAGACAGCTGTTTCAATCGTTTCGTTCCAGCTTGAGCGTCTGTCCTCTGCCTGCTCAAACTGCAGGGGTGTCTTAGCCAACCGATATTTTAGTATTAGATTACGATTATAAATTAGTCATGTATATTGGTTAATTTAGTCATGTATATTGGTTCCTATAATTCGGTTGTACTATTCCCTATTTAAAGGGTTATGATAATCAATACTTATCATTCAGATTTTACACCATAAACATCTTTTAAGTATGTGACCCTTTAGtatcatacataattggtaatgtTGTCATAAGTTGTTCTCGGGCTTACAAGTTCAACAAGTACATTACACAATCACTTGCTTCGTTTACAAACAATAACAGAAACTTGCAATAAATCAATCACAAACACACGAGCACGACATTGGCATATTCCAGTGTTAAAACAAATAACATATATGGAAATTAAACTCTAGACACCAATATAGTAAGCTAGCCTTCCTTCCCAAGCAAAGTGAGAAGAAATCTCTTGTAATGCCCTGATGTTTCCTTGGCAACAGCCTGATCAAGTGGCACACTGTTTCTTTTGTAATATTGTTCCATGATCACCTTCAAATCTTTCTCTGCTCTAGTGACGATTACTCGTGTTAAAGCATCTTCGTTCGTCCCACCCTTTTTTATTGCATTACGAACCACCTACATTTCAAGATGGTAAATGCATACCAATGGGATAGTTCAcatttgttataaaaaaaattacgtaATCCTATTTGACACAATAATTATTTATCTGTTCGAATTGTTTTGGATCAATGAAAACGAAGATTACCTTTTCAAAGTACTTAGTAGGGTCACTAATGCATCTAATCGTCGTACGAAGAGTTTCAGTGTACGCGTTGCCTGAATCATCCTTCAAGTGCTGTCATGATATTTGAAAGTATAAATTTGAAGATAAtatgcttttttttttaataaaaagacTTAGAATACCATATTTGATTAGTGATATTTCTATGTACCTTGGTGATGTTACAACCATGTTCATCTTTGTAACTATTCAAAGTAGCCATGAGTTGTGGCTTGCTTCGAGTAGTGACTATACGAATGATATCTTCGTGGTTATACAACTTTTCTTCGATGGCTTTTCTAAGAACGTTGCACTCCGACTTTCCCAGTTTCAAGTCTACCTCATTACCTTGATACCTATGTATGCTCACCAACCCAACAAGAAGCTGTAGGATTACATAATTTCATTAGAAAGTTAAACGTAATCAATTAAAAGTTATATATTATGTTCCATCTcaatttttttttccatttttagcgTAACAGTATAAAGGTGACAATTTCGACCCATTAGTTCAAAAACTAATAGATTTTGGTTAGTTTTTTCTTTAACGGGTCACATGAGTCGAACAAAAGAGCCGTCAAGTTTGTCACCTTCTAATTAATAAAAATGTAACCAACAAAGTAGAAGAACTTGCATTTCGGAGATCAGAAGAGGTATGGGAAGCAATATCTTCTTCCAATGAACGCTTATAGCGGCATTGGTAGGCGCACTTGACGGCATAGAGCTCTTCGGGTGATAGGGTGCATGATAGTTCAATGATCACTCTATAGTCACAGCTTTCTTTACGTAGGGCTACATTTGCTAGCACTGCATTCCGATCTGCTGGATCCAAATTCCATCTGTAAACTGCTCTCTACATGAACCATCAAAAGTACTTTACTTTGTATAcgacacacacatatatatatacacacatacgcGCGCgcaaatatatatacacacataaaaATATCTACGCGTGGCATCATGTGAAAGCTAAATATTGAACATAGTCACATGGATCGCGGTTCTCTACAATACGCTGAACAAAAACCGGTACACGGTTCGTGCATTTTTGGTACGAGGGGTAGGTTCATTCAGAACGCCAATTCAGTACATGGTATGGCGTACCATATAGTTTGGTACGTCGTATCATATCCAAAACCGTTTATAATggattttattaaataaaatccaATTTAAAATAACACTTTTTATAATAGATATGTCGTTACTTTTTATAATAGATATTTATACATACCCATGTGTGAATTGGCTCCGTTAAAAAACAGCGGAAAAGAAGAGTATGTAACAACTTAATCGAAGAGTTAGATTTTAATTCGCGTTCCAAAAGTCTAATTACTGGTCCAATTAGCCGTTTCGTTTCCAGTACACGTATTGGAGTGTTCCTGAACATCGAATTAATCAATCGGAAACGTGTTTTATATGATTTGGAACGAATTTAGAGACAATCGGGTACGGCCAATTTTTCCGATCTGGATCATGAACCCGTAGCGTTCGGGTCGATTCTGTTCCCGATGAACAATGTACAAAGAGATATACATAAGGAAAAACCCAAGATTAATTACCTCAAAGTCACCAGAAAGTTCATGTTCAAGACGCTTCACAAGATCTTCATGAAAAAGTTCTTGATAAGCGTCCCTTATCAATTTCCTTTGAGTTGCATTTCTATGCCCCAAAACTGATATTACGGTCTTTTCATCAGTCCCCCATCCTTAAACAAAGGAAAACAATATTAAATTACATAATTAAATTAATTTGAATTTTATGAAAATGTGTTTATCATTAACTTCTAGCTACATTCAGTCGCCTGGATGGGTTTCATTTGAAAACTTGAAGTTTTAGGGAAGCTTATCAAAATGGGTTTGGCAAAGTTCGGTATCAGATGAAAGCATGACAAGTTAAAAAGTTTAAAATTGTTTAAGACATCTTTTTTTAAGTTGGGTCAAGTTGAAGATATCTTCGATATTTTATGCTCAAAAAGATTAGTTTTATTTAGTGACTAATTTACTCCTAAAATAttcgtgtgtgtatatatatatatatatatagaaaaagtatatcatACAATATGGCTTAACGTACATTGCGTACGCAATGATAAAATCGCACGTTATGTAACCAAAAAATGAAAATCGCATGTGTTAAAGAATCATGAAATCGCATCGCCATAAGGAAAAAACAGGAATCGTATGTTCAAAAAATTGCCTAAAGTCGCATGTACAAGGTTgtttgaaatcgcatgtttttatttttacaaaTCGCATGTTGAAGAATTGAATCGCATGTTGAAAATACAATTGCGTATGCAATGTACCATgtccctatatatatgtatatatcttGCAGTATTTAAACCTTTCACCTCATGGATACAGAGATAGAAGAGAAACATCTTATCATCATATCCCTTGGCAAtaatgttggatcagttctgtttggacataatggaaaacatgaaaacatacctgattgcatcagcacaagccagcagagaatccagatggagatgtagcaacagtgtttgacatagttgtcagtttggtctggttcctccttagggtgcaatctaatgatggtggtaTGAGAAACCGATAAAGGGTAATCGGCTGTAGAGAGGAGGTCGATTGATGTTATGTGAATTAgttaggttatgtgtctaaccctagaacctcaacataagtctccttatatatgcacccaggaggaaaccctaattagttaataatggtaataaggcccatcaacaattaccaactaattatttaatggattgttatatattttgatccatataatgtaaatgattataatggccatatataaataaatatattatttatttattcttacattctcccacttggccgagtaatcatttactatgagtgttagataagcctgatcaggagttaacactcattttagccttaaacaagtactatagcagagaaatacagtcgttgaatcattatgcgactcaggacccccattaatcatactatagccttaatttaaaacctaatcgttatgatcaaaatacgcataagctctttgtttgatttgtaactttatttgtctatatgccattatgtcgacttgacatattcttagagacatacaaaatcaaactggtgaggaaaattaactaatacttagtcattcatagtacgatatgcaattgcgcacgaccattaattaatacccgtctatgagctctcttaataagacttatgggtaatagcccttcagttataggatccttaagcatatcatgaatgtattcgatacaaaacttagtttcctcaattcgttcataaacgaataattaattgcgtatcgaaatttaatgcagcaccttttgaactgttactgttcaaggagttatggtagctgactttatcacactaagtcttcaaaacattatatggagttaataaacttatgagtccactgataaatttctaacaacatttagtgactatattatgtcgttataacttaggttgttgatatcagtgtattatgactcctccatgagataggttttgtctgctgacataaagatatacccgaaattacattttttcatctttgaatatcacaaatttagagtaataaaccggttttaattctcacttcttctttaaagtatagtctctcgtttcttttaaagatattgtaatactccattagatgcttcacattaatttagacatatctagtgtgttgcaatgtgagtaatatctaaacgagtatagacttgaacttacataaggcttccaattaatgaagcgtaaggaAATAATTTCATTtgtcctattatcctctaaaggagagcagtattttgttacatatgtaaggacccatttaatgttaaacttctgggacgaaactaatgtcccattgggtctatctcggtacgttatgatactattacataagagacatctctaagatctattatatcaaagtttgtgttaacaatgctttgacttatgtaacatatacttgtcaaaagaatatcatctatatagacaagtttatcttagttgctcccactcattttgaggtaggttcattaatccacttgattcttgatgaaaataattacgttagcttttcatcacattatgatgtttgcattaacccatacatggatattattggcttacaaataaagtattctttaaccttcagtttgaaactttaggttgttatctaatgaacatgtaaatgtgtcagccatttgttagggaaaattgtttttaatgttcatctaatgtagctttaaaccgttataagctactagaacagtgatgatcctcaaagaaatccttgataatttatctcttcctaagtataacctttgacaatcaatcatgcttcttagtgtcttaacgcttatatatcaggatttggtttagttatgaataCTCTTAGGTAACTCAATCATATCCCAAAcgttatacgaacacataaaatcagttttactagaaaactgttttattccatttagaagattgattgacactaatggcttaatttgaagagattggatcagtaaacttttccataatccatttcaactttagttagggaggttatgtaatcatcaaagttagtaggcttttaaacctagatgacctcctgagttgattattgggttttaaaagtttcagctttatggattagctcttggttaggttgctatctttttcattctaagttttgtaagagttggtgcagtatggtgtacaagaggtgtaatcggagttaaattcggagtgaaatttaatgacactcttccccccgcttCTTGTATTCCTTAcaaatcatgataaggactttgactgctcccactaaccttagaaaactttaggaactcagcatgcttagggtcaatatttaacgaccaacaaattctaatagagaaacaagttaatgacgttagtcgttgtgatttctcttgttgaggattatgttagtttaggtaagaaatctaagtgtgcccacaattaagcaacaatgaaacttttgtaagagtagcattagattttaatgagacaagttttgatagaacagtgtcgtgatggagcggtgtcttatacaagaggtgtaaatttaggtaatgtaaaatttttcactcccccacctcttgcaattgttgcaagttattattaagacacttaatgctcccactgatctttaatatctctagaatgctacaagagaagtttcaatgagctatgtgacgtgggaacctatcacatatacgttagactttatttgacttctttaatgtccagatatcataagaaactttagggacatttttaatagaaatcttattaagtatatatatgaatagatttcttctaagaccgtgagccatatgcgacaaaatttagatacaagttgatagtctgttaaatgataaatgaattatgtcttaatattccatttggaataagttccacgaatgtcaatgaatgacttatgatggacccatgcttattccttaagccaagtcatattttagggctttaacgtcatgatttaaaatcacttagaatgagattaaatgaaaaaatcatcctcattaaccatgtcatgatttctcatgaattttggttataatggatgaaatttataagtctcattttccttttgtcaaattctcatttgcatgatgacaaaagttgtgaaaaagtaaggtatcatctagtttcatcttagtaatgtttctatccagatatttagaacaaataagaggagagtttaagataagtgtgactttatgttgactatgcaaacctcacaatccTCATAACATAGCCTAAGTAATGATACtgtattctgattaatcttcagaatatgtAAGGTATCGAATAGCGTTattagaagactgcttattatggttcttatagtcttaacatttaattttgtcactaactctcacgttagttatttgttgacttctggtaaggaaacgcttaaaactagagtcaactaatcatgtgttaattggaatattaaaattatcagacttaaatatcattattaagtgactatctaattaatttatccaactgttctttagaataatggatagtctcgttgcttatgtctagtctaatggcataattatgcaatgagattttcccttgaagaaccttaaagttggaattagcacttgtaatttgtctatggaccttagaacaatcctctcttaaggttttagtggttgtaaggtgaataacatcttattttccagtttcaaacatttatttctttgtacatatgttgcttatcaacacactcgttatactttggtatttttgagtgttatagttgatttataaggcatcaaattgtacaaatgaaaatcttagtatgtaatgtactggataatgtacttatttccatgcgtaagcccttagttttatgggtcatggtattgtacattgttatgtattcacatataccacttagctttataatttataatttgaaatgaaggcatgcatcttaggagctcttgtgattattccacaattatagattagtcttagaaaagacttaatctgg encodes the following:
- the LOC110911200 gene encoding annexin-like protein RJ4, which produces MATLVAYEDASPSADAELLKKACHGWGTDEKTVISVLGHRNATQRKLIRDAYQELFHEDLVKRLEHELSGDFERAVYRWNLDPADRNAVLANVALRKESCDYRVIIELSCTLSPEELYAVKCAYQCRYKRSLEEDIASHTSSDLRNLLVGLVSIHRYQGNEVDLKLGKSECNVLRKAIEEKLYNHEDIIRIVTTRSKPQLMATLNSYKDEHGCNITKHLKDDSGNAYTETLRTTIRCISDPTKYFEKVVRNAIKKGGTNEDALTRVIVTRAEKDLKVIMEQYYKRNSVPLDQAVAKETSGHYKRFLLTLLGKEG